ATTTCACACTTAGCTTTCTCTATCATTTGTGTCAGTAAAACAAACAATGGCCTACACGTAAAGTAATCACTAAGTAATAATGCTAAACGCAGTCTCTACACTTTGGGAAAGGTTAAGTGCCAAAAAGCACTAAGAAAAAAGTTTTTTCAATTATGCGGCTGTATGCTTCCCTCGGGGTCTCTCAGACAAGGAGGAACTACGATTTTTGATTGCCTTGTCTGAAAAATCACACTAAATGGCTTATGTATCACTGCTGCAGAATGTAATTTAagctcctaatttttttttttttttttttttttttttttttttttttttttgtgaacagaTAATAACTCGGTTGTCTTTATGTTTCGGTTGCAGGCCTGTCATCATGAGGACAGCAATGGCGCTGGTGTTGTGTGTTGTTGTGGCAGCTACGGCTCCTCTGCAGAGTTTAGGTGAGTCCTCCAGCAGAACATACGTAGAGCACGAATCTCGCTCTAATGTTTTTGCCACATCCTTCCAAATTTCTTCATAACTAATAGTATCTTAAGTAGTGTAATACTTACTTCTTCAGGTTATCTAAGGCAGCGAATCACTACAGGACAGGTACCGAATGTTTTCTTCTCAATCGCTACAAATAATTGCTAGAGGCTGTTAAAATTAGGCTCAACAAAAATTTTAGTATTCAACATAATACACTCGGCAACGGAAAAACTTAAGAAACAAGGACACACTCATACAGCTGAGACCTCTCTTCTTTGAAGTTAAAGAGGCCAGCAGGTGAAAACACCTCTATTATGCTTTTGGTGGCCGTATGCGGCTCAGGCGACAGTGAACAGTTTCGCTTGTCACGACTTTCGGCGTATCCTTGGTCTGTCAGCGGTCGTCTGCTTGCTGGTTGCTAACCGTGCTCCAGATCTGGAGGAACGGCTCTGCGAACACGGGCACATATTTTACGAAATGTACTTACAAAAGCTTTCAGTTTTACTACTACACGAGTGACTGCACTACTACAAGAAACGAAAAATATCATTTAGATGATAAAACAAAAGTATTTTCGGATAAATATTACTCTCAGCAGTATTTAGAAGACGCTTTCCCCGATACGACTTACTATGACTGAGCCCTCAAAGAACAAACAACATACAACTTTCCGAGGATCCAGATATGCTCTTGAGGACAAACGCATTACAAGTATTTCACAAGGCCACCGTTCAAATGAAGACACGATCAGTAAGTCGGCATACGATGCATCAGAGGAACCATGTTTATTAAAATAATCTGCTTGATTCATTCACTTCTACTCGCCTCTTTTGTACACGTGCCTCCACATCGATGCCCGTACACTTTCAAAAATCCCATATGTCTTCTGTATGCATTGACAACCATCCACAATACATTCCCGAAGTTCACAGACACTATCTACAGGACTGGAATAAACCCAAGGTTTTAAATACCCGCTCACAacagtaaatacataaataaatagaaaatcagAGTCCCAGGAGGCTAGGTGAGCCACGAAAAATACACTTGTTGTCGAAGATTAGTGATATGTATTCTCGAGCAGACATGTGAAAGTGTGCCggtgcaccatcatgcatgtaACATGTACACATCCTTTCACCATGAGAAACATCATCAAAATAGTCGATTACCTTGTGCTGTAGGAAATGAATGTAGAGCTTGTATCAGGGGAACcatgtttattatgataatttgcTTTATTCATTGAcctctgccggccgctgtagccgagcgattctaggcgcttcagtccggaaccgcgctgctgcttcggtcgcaggttcgaatcctgcttcgggcatggatgtgtgtgatgtccttaggttagttaggtttaagtacttctaagtctaggggactgatgacctcagatgttaagtcccatactgcttagagccatttgaaccattgacctcTAATCCCCCCTTTCGTCTGCGCCTGTAACAATCAAACACACTGTACAAGCGAGTTCTTTACTGCTTCCCAACCTCCGTAGTTTACAGTCTTACTCGACATCTGTCATCGTTCTTCTAGGAGATCGATCTTGCGTCCTTTTTCCCTTTGGGATCCAGCTCCACACCTTCTTTGGTCGTCTGTTATCGTCCATTCCTTTTTTAATGTCTGCATCATAGTAACCTGCTGTTCACAACAGATTCCATTATGCAACCTTCCACTTCTACAGTATTTCCTGATTTCCTCAGAATTATTAACTTAACGTACAAGGAGGTAGAAAAAATCTTATTATGTCGTTATACAAAAACaatatgaataattttgtttacaaaataagatacgtcagccagccgctgtggccgagcgattctaggtacttcagtctgcaaccgtgcgaccgctacggtcgcaggttcgaatcctgcctcgggcatggatgtgtgtgatgtccttaggttagttggtttaagtagttctaagttctaggggactgatgacctcagatgttaagtctcatggtgctcagagccatttgatttgaacgatACATAAGGTTAGCTGTTGGAGCGAACGTGTTTGCTCCGTATCACAGAGAATGTTATTTTAAATTAAGGACAATCGCAGGCAATTTTCCgcattttgaatgaaatgattcGTACTAttcgtcagaatataaaactatctgacagaaTGTGACttcgcagtgttacttgaaaatggccataaggccgaaattgcaatagtgacaataaatattttaaacagtgaacggcgactatgatgtcttttaagaaattctTTTTTCTGTCAAAGACGACGGAAACAAAAGATCGgttggggggggaagggggggggggaattggcttTACATGTGCTAAAAAATACGTAACACAGTACGTAAATGATTGACGCTGTAATGTAGGCTAGACTCATGTCTAAGTACTAGAGACATAGCCATTCCACAGTTTTTGTTTCTAATCTGCAAATCTCACTACTGTTGATCGCTCCTGTCTACATAAAAAGCGGCTGCAGCCGTCGCACAGTTACGTGGAGTTGAGGTGACAGCGGTGTGTCGTGCCCGCAGCGTTCCCGCAGAGGGCGATGATGTTcagcggctacttcggccggccggtgCCGGCGCAGTACTACCCGCGCACCTACAGCCGGCCGGGCTTCGTGACGCGCGGCTACGAGCCGCAGGGCGCCATGTCGGCTTTCGCCGCCGGCAACACGGTCGCCGCGGGCTCTGGCTTCTACGGCGGCGCCGACGGCAACGGCAACGGCAACGGCATAGGCTACGCCAACGGCAACGGCTACAGCAACGGGAACGGCTACAGCAACGGTAACGGCGCGGCGCTCACCCCCGACTGCAGCCAGTGCAACGGCGTGGTGCCGCCCCCGGGCGCCAGCGCCGAGCAGCCCGAGCCGGAGGCGGAACCCGagtcgcagccgcagccgcagccgttgCCGGAAGCCGCTCCCGCCCCCGCGCCCGCTCCCGGCTCCCAGGAAGAGCCCGGCGTGTCGCAGGAGCAGCCCGCGCTGCCGCCGCCCTCCGCCGAGGCTGACGACTCAGACTTCCCCAGCGACCAGCCCGCCACGCCCGCTCCCGTAGCGCCGCCGGCGTCCGCCGAAGTCCCAGAGCACGAGGTAAGCGCGACGCCTTCACTTGTTACCTAGCGGTGTTCTCTCCATCTCAACATCCCACTCATATCCTACACTCATTCAGCACAGTAAAATGGCCACTTAAATCTTCAACGCATTTTTTTCTAATTCATTTATTTGTTGCCTTTGGATACACCAGTACGGCCAGTCTAAACTTACCTTGCTTACAAAGCGTCAATATATTGTTCCTTCGAGGACTATTTGGAAAATAAGGTCCGATTTGGCGctaaaatccgataaagctttgaggagaaggagattactgtttaacgtcccgtcgacaacgaggtcattagagacggagcacaagctcggattagggaaggatggggaaggaaatcggccgtgccctttctaaggaaccatcccggcatttgcctgaagcgatttagggaaatcacggaaaaactaaatctggatggccggacgcgggattgaactgtcgtcctcccgaatgcgaatccagtgtgctaaccactgcgccacctcgctcggtaataaagCTTTGaacatatgtgttgggcagtgtctctaatatgctcGTCGCTCGCGTCACGTCGGTCTTTCCAATTCTAAGCGCACAGTGAGAGcgtgaagatgcctagaacaataatgtctcctgccaaatacgagggcctggtgaaagatttcgcgTGACGTTGTGCAGcctacataacataactgtcaactCTTTccttctcagccgcactctgcaggtgcCATATGCTCCTGCAGATTTTTCGATGGGAAGTATCTGATcaaccacaatacagcccgtaactggcttCCTCTGAATTTCATCTCCGCTTACACGAACCACTGactatgaaaacaacattttggcacagacaacgagctgtggcCAAACGTAGGGAATTAgcggaaagcacagacggctgccttctatgaagagggtgttagaaagctggtacaacgctaagaCAACTGTCTGAGTCGCAGCGGTGACTTGCACCTGAaacttgtagctaactgttgcaaacattttcacactggtttccatttcgcgaccaatcggaccttgctttccgaatagacGTCGTACAATTTCTTGCAAATTTAAAACAAACTTCtgtgacatggtgaaaaatatagaaataaatacagTGGCTTCTTAGGTTAACCAACAGATATCTAACAAACAAGCAGGCTTAATAGTCACAATTCATTCCCAACTTTTAACACTAATTCTACAAGCAATTTATAAATGTCTATATGCATTGTAGTCAGAAGTGTTAACACATTCGAAGGAGGTTCTCGATTCATGTAGACCAGCTCCATAAGTAGGCAGTCTGATTCTCTTCTATATCGAGGGCAGCCAAATTAGGTGTGGCTGACGTCCCGGTTCTCCCCACGGTCTGATGGTATGATGTGAAGTTTGTAGATGTGTTGACGGTAACAACCGTGGTCTACCTTCAGACTGGCAATGATCCTTACAAATTGCGTCTCGTTCCCTATGCCAGTTGGGTTACATTTCATAACGCATTTTTCAGCACACTATTCGGCCCTCGGTAGATGTAGGTGGATTTGTTTGTACAAGGTACCCTTGTGCAGATCTTCGGTCTCCTACGCCTTCTTACATTCGTTTTTGGCCATGTCTCCAATTACAGCGAGAAGATCATGCGCTGGAAAGGCGTCGTTCTTATACTCCATTCGTTGTTACGTCCTTATGCAACTAACTAGTTTTTCATGTCCGCTTGATCCACAATGATGATACTTCCGTACTGGTTTTATTCAGGTCTGATACAGGAGCAACTGATGTCAGTGTTTGCACAGCGGAGAATCCGTGATTATTACGATACGGTTATCTGCTACTCTTATGCCGTATCTTAGTGCTCTCTCAATGGCTAGGAAGTCAGCCGTGAAAATTGACGTCGCTTTTGGGAGGCGAAATAGTTCACTCTTCTTCCTTTTAATATCTACAAAACCCCAGACGACAGAGTCCAAGTATTTAGACCATCAGTATACACACATGCAACACCTATCCATTGTTCGAGAACACTTTCTAAATTGCTGCTATTGATTACTAGGCTTTCAGAGTAGCCCACATTAATACGTACGTCCAGCAGCTTGTTGACGTGTTCCTAGCCTTGCTCAAAGTATGCTAGTAGTAGAGTTCTCCGAATGAATTTCTGGACTTGTCTACCGTTGAAATTTCCCGCACAAGTGGTGGTGTTGATTTTCGGTCCAGTAACAGTTGTTTCAACGTCTTTATCTTCCTACAGTGTAACTGCCTTTAAGAAGCACCATTATAGCCTCATGTCTTATATTCAAATCTTCATAACGTATGCTTAAAAGTAATTCCTCTTTCCGCGAACATTATCGCGATGGCAGCAGAGTGACTGAGACGAATtgtcttactttttcttttttcactaaaCTCTCTCTGCACCTACGTTCCTATTGCTCTGATTGTAAGAGAATGCACTAACATTATTCTAGACTTTATCGTCTCTGTTTCGTTGATGGTCTCTGGAATTCAGTTtacagccggccgacgtggccgagcggttctaggcgcatgttcgaatcctgcctcgggcttggaagtgtatgatgtcctcaggttagttaggtttaagtaattctaagttgtaggggactgatgacctcagatgttaagtcccattgtgttcagagccatttgaaccatttgaattcagttTACGAATATTTATCCAGTCACTACCGTCCATTAATGTACATACACCACCAAGTTCGGCCTTTTATACTCATTTTTTGATTTGTAATATTCCATCATTTGTCACAGTCATCTTTTAAATGCGTTTATCTCTTAATTATTCTGGTTCTTAAGGAAAAATCTTGTTGAAAGACGATCAGGAGGTAAAGTACCGTCGCGTATCGGATTATCACAGTCTGAACACACTTTCAGATTAAACAGGATTCAGCAAAAAATCAAATGAGTTTTTGAAAGATATCATCCAGTCATTTATATTGAATGCAGGGAAGCCACGGAAACATTAACCTGGAGTCGAACCATGTGTCTCCCGAATGCAAGTGCAATGCAGTGAAAACACCCCATCGGTTTGCGAGTTTTCCATATGAAAATTATCTGTCATGTGACGGAAAGAAACTCACAGGCCCTCGAGGTGTCTCATTGTCATCTAGGATAGACTAAGGGTATAATACGCTGCTCTGCCTTATTTCTGTTTGCAACCTTAAACCGATACTACAGACACAAAACATACTGCGTGGCGACGTCTGAAAAGTGCATAGTATTTAGTTTGATATGGATTTTAAAGAAACTGCAATTTATGAGCATATTTATATTTATAAACTCCAGTTGCTAATACGACGTGTCTCCTTGACGTAGGGAAATATTACTCTTCAAACTGTCAGGATTACATGACAAAACAGACCAAACACATTGTGAAGAACCATGTGACCTTAAAAATTAGGTAACCTTCTGTCGTAATAGCATCTGATCGGGCATGTATTCGCTCAAACTGTGGTATAAACACACGATAACTTGCAACGTTTTGGAATATATTCTATTACCCATGCTTTTCGAAAAATAATAGACACTTGACGTCAAAAATGCTATTACTAACACCTGTCACTAAGAAAGGTCGCAATGACAAACTCGAAGTGTGGCCATGAAAGTTTGATTCTAATCGTATCTTAAGTTTCAGTTGTTTTCTCTGGAATCAATACAGCCAAATTGAAAAGGTCTGTTAAGAAAATATCACTACGGATTCTTTTTACGAGTACCCACTTTGAACAAGTGCTCCACTTAAATGACTCACTATCATCGGTAGACTAAGACTGAAGTCCATTTATGTCCTAAGGAAGGATAAAAGTTAGCTCACCAGTATTCCACTTGTTAATACTGACTTCTGTAAATCGGTGTTACTCCTTCTCCTTCTGGATATATTGTGATAACAAGTAATCAAATAAAGATTAATAGGTTGCACAATGATGGTATTTAAGTAACTAGAAGTTTTGCTTGTGTAAAACTGAGCCTTCATTTCTCCTGAAAAGGATGAATGCTCCTCACTCCAGTCTTCAGACGAAAGAAAACTCCTTGGCAGCACCAGGAATCTAATGTGGATCCTTTGTGTACCATTCAGACGATGTCTGTCTCGAGAGATCAAACAAAACTTAAACGTTAATAGCACCCACTAGTCGCTCTCAAAGGACTCCTGCATACAGAGTTCCTTCTCCGCTTCTAGCCAGAGAAACTGCTCAGAGAAGATCAGTGAGTGATAGTCGAATATTTATGATATTTTTCAATTATCATGATGTCAAATAGCTAATGCCATAAAAGTTGAGGACGAAATGAACGTGCAAGAgaagggaggatgacggttcaaacccgcgtccggccgtt
This Schistocerca nitens isolate TAMUIC-IGC-003100 chromosome 1, iqSchNite1.1, whole genome shotgun sequence DNA region includes the following protein-coding sequences:
- the LOC126237221 gene encoding translation initiation factor IF-2, with amino-acid sequence MRTAMALVLCVVVAATAPLQSLAFPQRAMMFSGYFGRPVPAQYYPRTYSRPGFVTRGYEPQGAMSAFAAGNTVAAGSGFYGGADGNGNGNGIGYANGNGYSNGNGYSNGNGAALTPDCSQCNGVVPPPGASAEQPEPEAEPESQPQPQPLPEAAPAPAPAPGSQEEPGVSQEQPALPPPSAEADDSDFPSDQPATPAPVAPPASAEVPEHESGRDFSHKHEPKPASKPGRKRPAQDSADDDDDDDDDEDDFPIGGLPLPGKRRKGQGGFYSSYFPMFFGGFPGGRSSGSGADGTPGVATAIANSFSTGKGAVATSHATAYGGPHLLGASGSNGYRKNGSKARLTSRA